DNA from Limnohabitans sp.:
TCTTTGAGGCCCAGCACTTTGAGGGTCCAGTAGACGCGAGCAGAAGCGCCGAAGTCGGTGGCGTCTGCACCGCTGGACACCACCACCGCGTGGGTGCTGGGCGTGAGGCCCAGGCTTTGCACCAAGGTGGTCAACTTGGGCAGGCCAGGCAACTCGCCGGGGTTATTGGCCGGGCCGCGCCAGGTGCCATAGGGCGCATTCACCGCGCCAGGGATGTGGTTGGCGGCATACGATTTGGGGTCGCGGATATCGATCACGCGCACGTTGGCGTCGGACAACTTGGCTTGCAACTCGGCAGGGCTGAGCAGGGGCTGAGCTGCCAGGGCGTTGGCGCTGAAGCTGGCGGCCGACAAGGCCAGGACCAAAGCACAGAAGTGTTTCATGGGGTCGTTTCCTGAAAGAGAAGAGCAGAAGATGGCGCGATTGTGGTCAGCCTCCTCAGACATGGGAACGATTTTTTAGTTAGGTTTATATGCCGAAATGGATATAACGCCGCGTCGATGCAGGTTTCAGTGACGCGCCGTGCGGGCAAAACTTTGCGCTGCCCACAACGCGGCCGTGCCCAGCAAACTGGCCAGCAACAGCCACCACAGCGCCAGGGTGTAGCCGTGCTCTGGCGACCAAAGCAGGCCCAGCGTCAAGGGCGCAGCAGCGCGGGCCAGCGCAATCGGCACACCCAGTAAACCATTGAGCTGCCCGACATGCTGGCGGCTGACGTACTGCGCCATGGCCGTGCCCTTGACGATGGTGTTCATGCCATTGCCCAGGCCGTACAGCAGCACAAACACCAGCGAGGCGAGTGGGCTGAGCCCGCCAATCAGCAAAGCCAGCACGCCCGCCGGGACCAAAGTGGGAATCCAGCGGTTGGCGGCGTGAACGTCCCAATAACGCTCAAACACAAACAGCACCAAGCGCCCCAGCACTTGAATCACCCCGATGGCCGCCGGGATGGCAATCACCCAGGTGGGGGACAAGCCCGACTCTTGCAGCAAGGCGATCATGTGCGCGGGCAGTGCCGCAGTGACCGACATGGTGAGCACCATGAACAGCGCCAACAGCCAAAATGGCGCGTGGCGCAGGTGTTCGCGCACCGAGGCGGGTTGCACCGCGTCATGCGCAGCGGACTCGAGCGCCTTGAGCGGCGCGCCTTGCAGCAACCAGGCATGCAGTGGCGCGCAAACCAAGAACTGCAGCGCCGCCAGCGCCCACAGGGCTTGGCGCCAACCCCACAAATCCATCCACCAGGCAAACAACGGAATGAACACCGTGCTGGCCAGCCCGCCCAAGAAGGTGAGTGTGATGATGGCGCGCCGAAAGTCCTGCGGAAAGCGGCGTGTGACCAACGCAAACACGGGTGTGTAAAGCGTGGCCGCCATGCCCAGGCCCAGCCAGATCCAGGCGGCATAAAACCCCGCCACCGTGGTGACGAAACTGTGCCCCACCAGGCCCACGCCAATCCACAAGGAACCCAGCGTCATGACCCAACGCTCGCGCCCCGCATCGATCCAGCGCCCCACCCCATAGGCCATCAAACCTTCGGCCAGCAGTGCCAGGCTGAAAGCCAGCGAGGATTCGGCCCGGCTCATGCCCAGCTCGGCTTCCAGGGGCGTCATCAACAGTGAGAAGGTGTAAAAAACACTGCCCCAGGTGATGAGCTGGGGCAACGACAGCCAGATGCTGAAATGGCCCTGGCGGGTGACGCTCGCTGCTGATGGATCTGCGTGTGGCATGGCCGGATTATCCGTGCCTGGCTCACTGCTCCTTGAGTACCCGCCGGTACTGCAATGCTTCGGCCACATGCGTGGTGGCAATGGTGTCGCTGCCCGCCAAGTCGGCGATGGTGCGGGCGACTTTGAGGCTGCGGTGTACGCTGCGGCCACTCCAGCCGAGTTTGACGGCGGCTTTTTGCAGCAAGGCGGTGGCGTTGTCGTCCAAGCGCGCTTGTGCGTCAATGGCCTGACCTTGCAGGTCGGCGTTGGCGCAACCTTGGCGGGCCAGGGCGCGTTCGCGGGCGACCTGGCTGCGGGCCGCGATGGCGGTGGTGCTTTCACCGGGTGGGGCGTTCAGCAGGTCTTGCGCGGGTAGGCTGGGCACTTCGATGTGCAGGTCGATGCGGTCCAGCAGCGGGCCACTCAGCTTGCCTTGGTAGCGGCTGACCTGGTCGGGTGAGCAGCGGCAGGCCCGTGTGGCGCTGCCCAAATAGCCGCAAGGGCAGGGGTTCATGGCCGCGATCAACTGAAAGCGCGCCGGAAACTCGGCCCGCCGAGCGGCGCGGGCGATGGTGATGGTGCCCGTCTCCAGAGGTTCGCGCAGGGCCTCCAGCGCCGCACGCGGAAATTCGGGCAGCTCGTCCAGAAACAGCACACCGTGGTGCGCCAGTGAGATCTCGCCTGGGCGCGGTGGCGAGCCGCCGCCCACCAAGGCCACCGCGCTGGCCGAGTGGTGCGGCTGACCCGTGGGGCGTTGTGCCCAGCGCGTCAGGTCAAAACGCCCCGCCAGGCTGGCAATGGCTGCCGATTCCAAGGCGTCTTCGATGGCCATGGGCGGCAGCAAACCCGCAAAGCGCTGGGCCAGCATGGACTTGCCCGAACCCGGCGGGCCGACCATGAGCAGCGAATGGCCTCCGGCAGCGGCGATCTCCAGCACCCGTTTGATGCCGGCTTGGCCTTTCACATCGGCCAGGTCGGCATACCGTGGAGGGGTGTTCGGAGTGCTCGGTGCCATGCGGGCCCAGCCATCGCCGGGCTCTGGAAGAGCTTCGTTGGAGGGGGGCAAAAACTGTTGCACCACATCGAGCAGATGCCGTGCCCTGAACACTTCGGCATCGGGCACCAGCGCCGCTTCTTCGGCGCTGCCGGGTGGCAAGACCAGCCGCGTTCGAACTTGCTGCTGGCGCAGCACCAGGCTCATGGCCAGTGCGCCGCGCACTGGGCGCAGCTCACCCGACAGCGACAGCTCGCCTGCAAACTCGTAGCCCGCCAGTTTGCTGGCATCGATCTGCCCGCTGGCCGCCAAAATGCCCAGTGCGATCGGTAAGTCCAACCGACCCGAATCCTTGGGCAGGTCGGCTGGAGCCAGGTTCACGGTGATGCGTTTGTTGTGCGGAAAGTCCAGCCCGCTGTTTTGCAAGGCAGAGCGCACCCGTTCGCGGGCTTCTTTGACTTCGACATCGGCCAAGCCCACCAGGGTAAAGCTGGGCAGACCATTGGCCAAGTGCACTTCGACGGTGACGGGTGGTGCCTGCAGACCGATCAGGGCGCGACTTCGCACCAAACTGAGACTCATAAACCCTCCTTGCCCTGTTTTGGTGCAATTTTGCGTGTCCTGTGGCGCAGTCCCGGCGCAAAGAACTTGTTGGAATGCCATTCAAGCATGCACGGGTGAGGAATGCATGGGGAAAACCCCGAACGTTGACGCTGGGGTGGATTGGCACGGTCCGTGCTTGAATGGCTTGTCCTTTTTTGCTTACAGGAGCTTTCCATGAAAAACATCCTCGTACCTTCTTTGCTGACTTTGTCCTTGTTGTTGCTCACCGGTGCAGCCCGGGCGCAGGCCGGCGAGAGCACCTTGTCGTTCAATGCAGGGGTGGTTTCTGACTACCGTTACCGTGGTATTTCCCAGTCTCGACTGGAGCCGGCAGTGCAAGGCGGTTTTGATTACGCCCAAAAGAGCGGTTTGTATGCAGGCGCCTGGGCTTCGACCATCAAGTGGATCAAGGATTCGGGCGGCGATGCCAACGTTGAAGTTGACTTGTACGGTGGTTACAAGGGTGCCGTGGGCGATGTGTCTTATGACGCGGGTTTTTTGCGTTATGAATACAGCGGCAACAAATTGGGCAATGTCCCTGGATTTGCCAATGCCAACACCAACGAAGTTTATGGTGGCCTGACTTACGGGGTATTCACGGCCAAGTACTCCCATGCCATTTCCAATTTGTTTGGTAATCCAAACAGCAAAAACAGCTATTACCTTGACCTGAGTGCGGCCCTTGATTTGGGCAATGGATTGACTTTAACGCCCCATGTGGGTTACCAGAGCGTTCAGAACATTGCCAACGCTTCATACACCGATTACGCCTTGACCCTCGTCAAAGATATTGAAAATGGTTTAACTGCATCGGCAGCCTTTGTGGGTACAGATGCAAACAGGAACGTTTATTCTTTCAGAGGCAAGTACAACGGCAAAGACGCATTGGTCGTTGGCCTGAAGTACACCTTCTGATTTCACCCATTCCAACCAAGGAGCCATCATGAAACTGGTGACCGCCATCATCAAACCCTTCAAGCTGGACGAAGTGCGTGAAGCACTGTCGGGCATCGGCGTGCAGGGCATCACTGTGACCGAAGTCAAAGGCTTTGGTCGTCAAAAAGGCCACACCGAGCTGTACCGTGGCGCTGAATACGTCGTCGACTTTTTACCCAAGGTGAAGATCGAAGCGGCCGTCTCTGACGAGTTGGTCGAGCGTGTGATCGAAGCCATTGAATCCGGTGCCCGCACCGGCAAGATCGGCGACGGCAAGATTTTTGTTTACGACCTCGAACAAGTGGTTCGCATCCGCACCGGTGAGACCGGTGGCGAAGCCCTTTGATCGATCAGAAAGAGAGTCATTGATGAAAAAGCTATTCGCAACTCTGGCCTTGGGCTTGAGCCTGGGCTTGGGCCTGTTCGGTGCGACCTCTGTTGCCACCGCACAGACTGCCCCTGCTGCCGTTACAGCTCCTGCCGCAGAAGCCAAACCGGAAGCGGCACCCGCCGCGGCAGCGGCCGAAGCCGCGCCAGCGGCGGTGCCCAACAAGGGCGACATTGCCTGGATGATGGTGGCCACCATTTTGGTGATCATGATGGTCATTCCGGGGCTGGCCCTGTTCTACGGCGGCTTGGTCCGCAGCAAAAACATGCTGTCGGTGCTGATGCAAGTGGTAGTCACCTTCTCGATGATCACCG
Protein-coding regions in this window:
- a CDS encoding MFS transporter; this encodes MPHADPSAASVTRQGHFSIWLSLPQLITWGSVFYTFSLLMTPLEAELGMSRAESSLAFSLALLAEGLMAYGVGRWIDAGRERWVMTLGSLWIGVGLVGHSFVTTVAGFYAAWIWLGLGMAATLYTPVFALVTRRFPQDFRRAIITLTFLGGLASTVFIPLFAWWMDLWGWRQALWALAALQFLVCAPLHAWLLQGAPLKALESAAHDAVQPASVREHLRHAPFWLLALFMVLTMSVTAALPAHMIALLQESGLSPTWVIAIPAAIGVIQVLGRLVLFVFERYWDVHAANRWIPTLVPAGVLALLIGGLSPLASLVFVLLYGLGNGMNTIVKGTAMAQYVSRQHVGQLNGLLGVPIALARAAAPLTLGLLWSPEHGYTLALWWLLLASLLGTAALWAAQSFARTARH
- a CDS encoding YifB family Mg chelatase-like AAA ATPase; the protein is MSLSLVRSRALIGLQAPPVTVEVHLANGLPSFTLVGLADVEVKEARERVRSALQNSGLDFPHNKRITVNLAPADLPKDSGRLDLPIALGILAASGQIDASKLAGYEFAGELSLSGELRPVRGALAMSLVLRQQQVRTRLVLPPGSAEEAALVPDAEVFRARHLLDVVQQFLPPSNEALPEPGDGWARMAPSTPNTPPRYADLADVKGQAGIKRVLEIAAAGGHSLLMVGPPGSGKSMLAQRFAGLLPPMAIEDALESAAIASLAGRFDLTRWAQRPTGQPHHSASAVALVGGGSPPRPGEISLAHHGVLFLDELPEFPRAALEALREPLETGTITIARAARRAEFPARFQLIAAMNPCPCGYLGSATRACRCSPDQVSRYQGKLSGPLLDRIDLHIEVPSLPAQDLLNAPPGESTTAIAARSQVARERALARQGCANADLQGQAIDAQARLDDNATALLQKAAVKLGWSGRSVHRSLKVARTIADLAGSDTIATTHVAEALQYRRVLKEQ
- a CDS encoding TorF family putative porin, whose amino-acid sequence is MKNILVPSLLTLSLLLLTGAARAQAGESTLSFNAGVVSDYRYRGISQSRLEPAVQGGFDYAQKSGLYAGAWASTIKWIKDSGGDANVEVDLYGGYKGAVGDVSYDAGFLRYEYSGNKLGNVPGFANANTNEVYGGLTYGVFTAKYSHAISNLFGNPNSKNSYYLDLSAALDLGNGLTLTPHVGYQSVQNIANASYTDYALTLVKDIENGLTASAAFVGTDANRNVYSFRGKYNGKDALVVGLKYTF
- the glnK gene encoding P-II family nitrogen regulator; protein product: MKLVTAIIKPFKLDEVREALSGIGVQGITVTEVKGFGRQKGHTELYRGAEYVVDFLPKVKIEAAVSDELVERVIEAIESGARTGKIGDGKIFVYDLEQVVRIRTGETGGEAL